One window from the genome of Anopheles coluzzii chromosome X, AcolN3, whole genome shotgun sequence encodes:
- the LOC120950363 gene encoding uncharacterized protein LOC120950363, with translation MKFYSVGKLVKVLLVMAVCCLLLCTAPTGANPLPGRDRHTIANKSKDKKASAPRHSLGTGARMALTGGGVLGGVLTNM, from the exons ATGAAGTTTTATTCTG TGGGCAAGCTGGTCAAGGTACTACTGGTAATGGCCGTGTGCTGCCTGCTGCTCTGCACCGCCCCAACAGGAGCTAATCCGCTTCCGGGCAGAGACCGACATACCAtcgcaaacaaatcaaaagataaaaaagcGAGCGCACCGAGACACTCGCTTGGAACGGGTGCTAGGATGGCACTGACTGGTGGCGGTGTTCTTGGCGGTGTATTAACAAACATGTAA